AAAAACTTGAAGAGGAAATTCGTAAAAGACGTCAACAAAATTAGATAACTAACAATATCTTAGAATAAATGATTTATAGAGGAAGTATAATAAAAAATGAGCCGATTAACTAAAATAATCGGCTCAAAAATCAAAACTGTTATAAAATACCGATCTACGCTATATTTTTATAGATCATTTTCTAAACTAACAATACCCCGAATAGACTCATCAAGCTCATTTGTAATGGATTTAAACATATGGAACAATTTTTTATTTGTTTCATTTAACCCCTCAGGTTCAACCAAATCAATTAAGCCCAATAGGTTGGCCACAGGCTTCCTGACTTGATGGGACTGCAAAACTTTGATCTGATCAAGTTCTTTGTTACGTCCTCTCAACTCACGCTCATTTCGTTTGCGTTCAGTAATATCAAAACGAACAGAGTAATAATACAGGATGTTATTATTTTTATCCTTTTCGGGGATTATAAAAGTATCAACCCAATAATAAGTTCCATTCTTCGCCTTGTTCTTAATCTCTCCACGCCAGGTTTCACCTGATGAAATAGTTTTCCATAAATCTATAAAAAATGATCTAGGATGGTAGTTAGCGTTAATGATACGATGATTTGAGCCCAATAACTCTTCTCTTTTAAATCCTGAAATGAGACAGAATTTATCATTAACATAAATGATCCTGCCACTTCTGCCGGTAATTGCAACAATACTTAACTTATCTAGTAAATTATAATAAAATTCCGAATGAATCATAATGAACTTGTAATAACTGATTAACTTCCTCTATAAGTCGAATACCCATAAGGAGAAAGTGTGATAGGCACATGATAATGCATATCCCCCGAAATTTTAAATATAACTTCAATGTAGGGATAGAATGTTTCCGTTTTTTTCTGTTTGAAATATGCTTCAGTATAAAAGGTCAATTTATAGACTCCTTTGTTGCTTTCTGAAAGAGGCAGAAAATCATTGATCCTGCCGTTATCATCAGTAAACCTGACGCCCATATCTTCCCAGGAAGATTTATCCGGTATTAGTTTTTGGAGCTTTACCTCTACATGTGCTGCAGGTTGACCCGCACCAATATCGAGGATATGGCTTGACAGTTGAAACTTTAAGCTCTGTGAATAACAGAGCGTAGAAAGGAATAAATTTAAAAAAATAAAAACTACTTTTTTCATTATTAATTTAGCTATAAATGTCGGTTGCATTGCAATCAATAGTTGGAATCCGACCGCAATAATTACTGGTTAAAGATAGCTGGATTCGTCTAGTTCTAAATTGTAGTTTTTATTCCAAATCTTGTAGTATTCATTCACTACTAACCGACTAAGTTTTTAAAAGGTAATCAATTCGATTTACACT
This is a stretch of genomic DNA from Candidatus Pedobacter colombiensis. It encodes these proteins:
- the uraH gene encoding hydroxyisourate hydrolase — its product is MKKVVFIFLNLFLSTLCYSQSLKFQLSSHILDIGAGQPAAHVEVKLQKLIPDKSSWEDMGVRFTDDNGRINDFLPLSESNKGVYKLTFYTEAYFKQKKTETFYPYIEVIFKISGDMHYHVPITLSPYGYSTYRGS
- a CDS encoding PAS domain S-box protein; translation: MIHSEFYYNLLDKLSIVAITGRSGRIIYVNDKFCLISGFKREELLGSNHRIINANYHPRSFFIDLWKTISSGETWRGEIKNKAKNGTYYWVDTFIIPEKDKNNNILYYYSVRFDITERKRNERELRGRNKELDQIKVLQSHQVRKPVANLLGLIDLVEPEGLNETNKKLFHMFKSITNELDESIRGIVSLENDL